The segment AAATCAACCTTTAATAATCAAATAACAGAGCCTTTCAATGGCTTTCAGAATAAGAAGTGGCTCACGAAGTGAAAAACTGTAGACAATTTGACACTAATCCATCAAGGCTTTTCAATTCAATCTCAAAAATACAAATCCAACAATGGACGGCATTGGGTACAAGTTTCCAGCATGAGAAATGAATTACATCTCTGAGAGCGAAATTCCTTGAGGCTTTTCTCTCTCCAAAACATGATCGATATCTCCAGCTGGGTATTAAGCAAAGACATTGAGTACATATAAAAGTACATGACTTATGTATTATACAGAGTCAGAGGGTTTTCTACCTTACATGACATTATCCCTTAGACGTTGCACCCAATTGGAGTATAGAACTGGCTACAGCAGCAGCCAGTGCTGCAGCAAAATTGGGATCTGATTTGATGGAGGCCACTGGATCGAATCCTAATTGACTGTAATTCGTATTGCTGTTATATAGAGAACTGGGGAATTGAGAAAAGCTTCCTCCTTGTACTTGTGGGCGTATTGGGTGTGATGCAGGATTAGGCAGCTGATTAGGGTTAGAAGCGGGGATAGGATTGTCGGTGAAGTCCAGAGTGATGGTGGGAGAAGAACCCATTGAGGAGATGGTAGCAATGGAAGGATGAAAGGGCAGCTCATTGCCTCTAGTTAGACCTTCACCACGCTCATTCGTAGTAGCGGTCATGGCCGCCATAGCAACTGGACTCAGCAAATGATTATGATCTCCTTCATAGGTTGTGCTCACAATGCCAGGATCTTCAGTGCACCTCTGTACCTGTTTTTTTACCGGACATGAAGAAACCGCACATTTGTAATAAGCTCTAGGCCAAAGACTATTCCTTGTTGTTTTCTGTCCATATTTGCGCCATTGACAACCATCGTTTACCTGGGAACAACAGAACAGATCGTTATGTATGTTAgagaaacattgatgataaaattCATACACaatgaaattcaaaaataaaaaagccAAAATTACTCAAAATGCAAACCAAGTTTAGAAAGTAAAGAGTTACTTGAGATAATAAATTTAATGGGCAAGGGAAATGGGTTTATACCGTGGTTGTTTCTGATCTTGTGCGGACAGTTACAATTTTCTTAGGGAGGGGCACTTTTggatagtcagaattcatggtgGCTACGTGAGGCTTCTTATTCGGTAAAGAGATATCTTCATATGAATTGCTTTCACCATTTGTGCTCTGGTCCAACTCATAGTTTACTTTTCTCTTCTTACTGGGCAGCCGATCATTTTCCATGGACGATTTGGATTTCTTCTCTTGTGAGCTTTCAGAATGTGCAGCGCTAGAATCCCCGCTATGATCCGTAGCCTGATGCCCATGTCCTTCGTTATTCGTTTCCTCTGCAACATCTGTGCCCAAAGTCAAATCCCTTCCTAAAGAACTGGGAAACGACCTCAAATACTCTTCCTGCGAAAGAAACACATAAACAACAAATTAATTTTGCACATATCCTATAATCTGTCATGAAGAAAATAATAAGTTAAAGGAAGAAGAAAATGTTAATGGTGGATCATAGAATATAGATTCTATAGATCCATtcttgagaaagaagaagaaaattctgATGTGAATTCGTTTCTTCGAGATTTTGAATCAAATTACATGATCCATCAAAGAAGAGGAGAACAAGATAAAACTTCAACAAGGATCTTCAAAAAATTTATACCTGTTTCTTCGTGAGTTGCGTTTGCAAGCCCTGATAGTTTCCCCTAATGATGTGGATCATTGACTTAAGCTTCTGGTTCTCCTCGCCAAGGCGTCGTAATTCAGCCACAAGCTGGATTGAGACTCCCTTTGTAAGACAacgaagagaaaagagaaaaaaaataaagttggtcacaaggaCTACCTACGTACCTCATTTTTGTGGCAGTCCTCAGAATAGAAAGCCCGATCTTTACTCATTTTAGCCAAATCTTGGAACGCAGGCTCTGTTTCAACTTGTGTATTGCGTAGCCGGGACTCAACCTATATATACAAGTCAGCGGCTCTTCATACGTCTGCAGTGACGTCATCTAGGCCGTTGAAGTGCAACATCCAACACAAATAAAGTCGTACCTATTCAATTGTTCAATGGATTCAAATGCTATTCGTGACAAAACAAGTACAAACCTTAATTTCACAACGTGATATAATTAGGCAGTCAAAGCCAATTCAATAAATCTATTTTACTTCGTCACGGTGCCCCGTCATTAAAATAGACATATTTATACGCATGAGGGCTTAAGGGGCTCTGTACATATGGCTGCTAGTCCTTCATGAAAAGGTGCAAAGTGGGGTGCATTCATTGTATAATGACATTTTAATGGTTCCAAGTCAAGAGTCAACAGCCCGCTGATCTAGACCAGGTTAAAGCTGTGGTTTACTCTCATCCAGAGTTTGAAAAAAGTCGTGTTCGAAGAATGACGAAAGTTTCGGGGTCACGAGGTGAATAGTTGCACCGGCCATTTAAACTTACCGCCTGGGAAACGTGGGAAAAAGTAAGTGTCTTCCAATCACAAAATCTGATCTCTTTTTTAACTCATCTATACTTTTTTTAACGAGTCAAGGGAGGTTTTACAAGTCTAATCCACGTGAATTGTGCATGAAAGTCAGAAGCTGATTGATTAGCTTCGTAATCTATACATTAGCTTTAATGAATCACCGTCAAATATAATCTAAGAGGAAGACACTGAAATTTCTTCTTTAACTGTTTATGGCAAGTACCACAAATGAATTATTATTAGTATATCTTTTTAAAGATATTATTTTAAAGTGTTTATTTTAGTGAACTAATTAATAATATAAtcacttttaaatttttttcttttattgtttATGGCAAGTAACACACGAATTATTATTAGTATATTTATCTTTTTAAAGATAGTATTTTAAAGTGTTTATTTCAGTGAACTAATTAATAATATGATcacttttaaattaatattttctatttttagatgtgttagtatattataataaaatattataaagatagacgattttaaaaattgttttgtatttgttggtgtaaataattattcatcttggatattattacacttacttaagtttacttaggataatgcatttcatagtagtttggatatgagacacttggatgtttgtgccacattgggatagtatgtgtaggagaaattccaccttttatggtgttgatcttgttattacactatcatatccacttattgtggagtgataattccaccttcagtgggtgatccacctcatgtggaatattatattatttctcctacctacccacacatatttcctacctacccttgttccttattgagccacatgtcatatttgtgtgctcatacatatccctagccttgcctatataagcaggctcatctacattgtaaacaACTATTGAAcatttgttgatcattttctattgatgagaatacagtttattcttgtcctatattgtgtctctatcttgtacatttcattgacctcttgatcttggcaaaatccaacatggtatcagagccattggggcttcattgattcgtcttgaagaggcattattgcgacgtcaagaggcagatctgaggagcatcatcatttggaggcgtcctagaccagatccgaccccgccattgcatccagaaggtcgtttccaagaattttggttataaagttggcctattttggtgagaaaatttttttccccaattttgcttataTTGTACAGATTTTCGGAGTATTATTATATTTTTCGGAAAATTTTACTTATTTTTCTGAAAAATAGttttttcaaaaattagaaatcaaaaaaatcaaaaaaaattgaaaagcccaaatcaaaaaaaaaaaaaagcaaaaaaaaaatcaaaaaagcgattttttggggggtccgtagacccccccgTGACCCACAGGTTGCAGGTCTGTCGGTGTGCAGGCCGTACCTGACAGCCCAGTCCGCACGCACCGTCACCTGTACCTGTTCGTCCCTGCGTCTCGTGCCGCATACGCCGCTGCCTCCACCTCACACCGCTCGCCTCGTCCTTCGTCCGCACCGCGCCCGTCCGAGCAGCACCTCCCGGCGCCTCCAACCGCCGGTCTCCGCCCAGCGGCTCCCCCAGCTCCTCCATGACACCACCGACGACGCATACTTCCCGCCGGTCTCCGACTCCCGTGACCCGCCGGCGACAGGCAGACCCCACCGGCCTCCGACTACCGTGCTCCCGCCGGCGAAAGCCCTCCGGCGCTACTCAATCATTCCGACCCTGACACGTGGACAGAAACAACCATCCATACGCCATGTACAGAGCCACTTAGACCGTACCGTCTGCCACGTCAGCGCACCACGCAGCTAGTTCGTACAGCACGTAGCCACCCTGCCACATCAGCATCCGTACAGTACGGATCACATAGTCAGCTTGCACAGTCATCCCGTCCGTACGGTACGAACGCCCAGTCAACAGAGGGCAAattttttgcgacggtcatacggctgTCAAATTTAATCGCCTGACTTgatgacgtcagcgccacatcagcagggtttgaaaatttttggaccccctctcatttgcatttttgattttgcagttcaacttcaaatggccataacttgctcatttttgctccttttttggtgcaattttttttgaaatgggctagaatttcatgctctccatagtggtgaaagaattttttgattttgatgtatggatttttcagaaaatgcagtttttggtgactgtccctgagtaatcccagtttttgcaagttcagaggcttcgtttggggtcatacgacctcctttttaggtgccttttttttgaaagtgcgtattttttcatctactttcacatgatgctatcagattgatgtcattgtaagtataaattgtactttcaaaccttggccatttttggctcttttggtacttgtatatttgcttgaatctcagttagattcattgcactattgattgaagtcttttgtatctcatttgagaagttgtaaaatttgcatcataagtccactttgccttgtcttgcaagtggctcattgtaatcgcactaagtataaagtgccaaaatcatcactttagggggggtactttgattgattgaatttggggggtgtctcttgtgctcttgtgctcttgtgttctttcctttttgctgctatgggttcttctaagtttcctctcttaactctacataattatgctacttggaaaactgatgcatggagtaaacttatggaaaaaggactcactcattacattgatggaactattgttgctccagctgatcctaaggctaatccagttggtcacttagattggctcactaaaaatatcatggcaattggtaccttaagaaagtatgtatcaaaggatctcatttttcatattgagaaatgtactctaatcaaggatgcttggcaaatgagttgagggcacaactcaaagattgtggcattgataaaaaggatactcaattgatattcaaattgatagggaagcttccacaagaatatgcagcatttgtttctagtttccaaactcaaaggatgacaatgggttcaagctacaaaatgcctacatttgatgctttcaatgaaatgttgatgatggaacaaactaagttgataagcatgggcattcttaaggcttctaagtctcaagcattagtggcaaatcaagggaacaaaggaaatcaaggaaaggacaactcaaacaagaagaaatggcaatcaaagcctaaagaaaaagcaccatcttctccacaacaaggagattcatcctcttccaagagagataattcaccaaagagggagagacctacttgtgcttattgtaaaaagattggtcatgaggagcatcgttgccatactaagaagattgatgagctcacacatatcatcaaaaagcataacattgatttgcccaaagtctacaagaaggatgattcatcaacttccacttcctcacattcaaaaggaaaagggcaagcattcatggcttctacaagtgggaaaattcactcttttggaacaagaaaaggaaaagctctatgtgctactatcagtcatgattcagagagatggcttctagattcaggggcttctcatcatatggcatcttcgcagtctatgttctctacatttgagccttgcaccatgcctcagattttgatgggcaatcatacatacatggatgtgattgggaaaggatctattgacattggggataactccttcaatgatgtgttgtgtgtaccccacttgacaaacaatctcctttctatctatcaaatcatacatggcgcaactaagagagttgtggagttcacacctgactcagttttcattagagacatggagactagagctatcattgcaactgggatggttgatcatgcatctcgattatactccttctcacattttgttgttgatgatgatttcacatttgatgattctacacatgatgatcacacttattgtgatgattcagattttgaggagaactttggacacttgaacatggggattctcacatgtaaccccgttcttgagtcttgtatttcatcttctcatattgatatcacatcacctattgcacctgatgatgcagatagtgcgacagttttgccttcatgtgattcagtgcagcaggatattcattgtcttccagcttcagattcatgggatgattacttgacagacattgcaggtttgtttgtggaatcctacattgcagatttgggagacatcattgatgacatacatcttctctttgatgaagatgatccttcttcgattgttgcgagggcacactctgacccttttgttcattctctacatgatcattctttcgatgttgacatgattgtggatacttatgtacaacagttggaggaggtctctttattttttgaggagacatatgagtctttgggacatgttctacatccatctccactagatcttggagtgcctttttcagcagtgtggcacagtttaccacctttggaaggggtatcttttagcatcgacctggggacacttgagcagttttcagagattcctttcatcatgagttttcttcatacatcttcccttcatgattggggagacttcatggatacacctttggttttgtttcttcctaaggggaggaatgttgttcgacgttcgtgaagcagtttcttcatacatcgagcttctatcattggtacagattctccattgagggggggtcacagtttgacttctcttcttctctcatatgggggggactttttcctcacatggggttttgttcctcacattcttctttgagagttctcttgtatagctttcatctctttttgggggagggttttttcccattgggtttttctctctttccccactttgtgagagatttcattgcattggtttgcatgcatttacattttttcatgggtacctaacatggcgtcgtagccgggacccatcttgcattgcttagttgcattgtagacttaagtgcattcccctaagttgcacttaagggggggtgttggtgtaaataattattcatcttggatattattacacttacttaagtttacttaggataatgcatttcatagtagtttggatatgagacacttgggtgtttgtgccacgttgggatagtgtgtgtaggagaaattccaccttttatggtgttgatcttattattacactatcatatccacttattgtggagtgataattccaccttcagtgggtgatccacctcatgtggaatattatattatttctcctacctacccacacatatttcctacctacccttgtttcttattgagccacatgtcatatttgtgtgctcatacatatccctagccttgcctatataagcaggctcatctacattgtaaacaACTATTGAAcatttgttgatcattttctattgatgagaatacagtttattcttgtcctatattgtgtctctatcttgtacatttcattgacctcttgatcttggcaaaatccaatagTATTAACAAAGAATATAGAAATATATTTTGAAACAAAATAAATTTGCATAACTTtttttagagaaatataggtaaagtatctcaaagatatcatatttgttcattattccactttaaaaataatcatattattatactataattaatattaaatcattatttaTGTGTcatactcttttttttttgttatatatatgcCAATATTTTTGTATGGGTAGGGTAGTTTCTATGTATTATTCATTTCGTGTGGTTACTAGGAAGAAGGGTTTATAGTAAATTTTGTTGATATAAAAATATGTTAATAGAAATATGTATCAGCTGGAAGGAGCTACAATACACTATTTATTATCTCGGGTTGATGACAGTTGGCTATGGCattggaggatgtgtcatatcaacttcgATAATCTAGTGCAAATCAGTTCAAGGAGtgcagtgagagatttaccaagattgaccAAATAAGATAACAACAACTGCaaggaatgtcaagtaggaaagcAAACAAAGAGCACATTCAAAGGGAAGGAGTATTTGTCCATCGAATCACTAGATTTAGTACACATAGATCTATGAACGGTTCGACTAGAACAAGGAgcttgcaaggtgagaggtatttcatgttattgattgattattattctagaatgacttgtcTTGAATTTTTAAGAGGGAAGTCTAGGTCATTAGAGAAATTTAATATTTTCAAGGCACAAGTTGAGAATGAGGTTGATAGTAAAATTAAGTTTTTAAGATATGGCAGAGTTGGAGAATTTATTTCTGATGAGTTCAATGATTTctgtgagaaacatggcattagaAGATAGTTATTCACTCTCTGAATACTGTAGcagaatggtgtagtagaaagaatgaacaacacTATACAAGAGGTAGCTAGAACCATGATGAAAGGAGCAGAACTATCTGAAGTCTAGGttggtgtagtgtcgtaaattgtacgcacttgctagggtggtacactttcacacctagtttagcacccgccttggtgcattttacattttgcattgcatttctcctttagcacttaattaatcaaattaattaggtctaaggtcctatttcatcatcttccacatcataaagttgggcccttt is part of the Cryptomeria japonica chromosome 10, Sugi_1.0, whole genome shotgun sequence genome and harbors:
- the LOC131072588 gene encoding probable WRKY transcription factor 47 yields the protein MSKDRAFYSEDCHKNELVAELRRLGEENQKLKSMIHIIRGNYQGLQTQLTKKQEEYLRSFPSSLGRDLTLGTDVAEETNNEGHGHQATDHSGDSSAAHSESSQEKKSKSSMENDRLPSKKRKVNYELDQSTNGESNSYEDISLPNKKPHVATMNSDYPKVPLPKKIVTVRTRSETTTVNDGCQWRKYGQKTTRNSLWPRAYYKCAVSSCPVKKQVQRCTEDPGIVSTTYEGDHNHLLSPVAMAAMTATTNERGEGLTRGNELPFHPSIATISSMGSSPTITLDFTDNPIPASNPNQLPNPASHPIRPQVQGGSFSQFPSSLYNSNTNYSQLGFDPVASIKSDPNFAAALAAAVASSILQLGATSKG